A genomic segment from Carassius auratus strain Wakin unplaced genomic scaffold, ASM336829v1 scaf_tig00215265, whole genome shotgun sequence encodes:
- the LOC113094158 gene encoding uncharacterized protein LOC113094158, with the protein QLRELLLARDEPEQTHRAQTLPSSPGSQHPALSAERPDPARSQPSQRPLPDSSSHSSPAPASTEEPEIALLIDSNGKFIDVKKLFPQHRAVKLWCPTTDKALELLTESQLGRPSHIIIHTGTNDLRSQQDRVSNSLRAVVDKARETFPNSKIILSTLLQRKDFHPNTINKINSRISRHCALLPNVHLAHHPDLDTECLYDHVHLYKNLVHILAKRLKDVTLYRTNQTSPRWSRTSPNPANPSRHTPANYIPVHSSSRAPTGAPPRAPAPRQDPYRPRPLNNSPTAPAAEARPQQSPTQPGRLSYAQAVSGGAHHPNAELHNIQHMLSIICSHLLTHSGQW; encoded by the exons AGCAGCTGAGAGAGCTCCTCCTGGCCAGAGATGAGCCAGAGCAGACCCACAGAGCTCAAACACTGCCCTCCAGCCCAGGGAGTCAACACCCAGCCCTCAGCGCAGAGAGACCCGACCCAGCCCGCTCGCAGCCGTCACAGCGCCCCCTGCCAGACTCCTCGTCTCACAGCAGCCCAGCACCAGCCAGCACAGAGGAACCCGAAATAGCTCTACTCATCGATTCAAACGGCAAATTCATCGATGTAAAGAAACTGTTCCCCCAGCACAGAGCTGTTAAACTCTGGTGTCCCACCACTGACAAAGCCCTGGAGCTCCTGACAGAGTCTCAGCTAGGCCGGCCCAGCCACATCATCATCCACACGGGCACCAACGACCTGCGGAGCCAGCAGGACCGAGTGTCGAACTCCCTCAGAGCCGTCGTGGATAAAGCTAGAGAAACCTTCCCCAACTCCAAAATCATCCTGTCCACTTTACTTCAGAGGAAAGATTTCCATCCCaacacaattaataaaataaactccaGAATCTCTAGACATTGTGCCCTCCTGCCCAACGTCCACTTGGCCCACCATCCAGACCTGGACACTGAATGTCTATACGACCACGTCCACCTTTATAAGAACCTGGTACATATCCTCGCAAAGAGACTCAAAGATGTCACTCTATACAGGACCAACCAGACCAGCCCCAGGTGGAGCAGAACCAGCCCTAACCCAGCCAATCCATCGAGACACACTCCAGCAAACTACATCCCAGTCCACAGCTCATCTAGAGCCCCGACCGGAGCACCACCCAGAGCTCCAGCAC CCAGACAGGACCCCTACAGACCGAGACCGCTCAACAACAGCCCCACAGCTCCAGCAGCTGAAGCCCGTCCACAGCAGAGCCCGACCCAGCCAGGCAGACTGAGCTACGCCCAAGCTGTCAGCGGAGGAGCACACCACCCTAACGCTGAACTCCACAACATCCAACACATGCTGAGTATCATCTGCTCGCACCTACTAACACACAGTGgacagtggtaa